The Mycolicibacterium flavescens genome has a segment encoding these proteins:
- the cysG_2 gene encoding uroporphyrinogen-III synthase: protein MTGQTSGRGRKPKPGRITFVGSGPGDPGLLTTRAHTVLANAALVFTDPEVPEAVLALVGCQLPPPSGPEPAEAADNGETSGKEAPTLPGGPDIRSAVGDPAEVAKTLITEARTGVDVVRLVAGDPLSVDAVITEVSALAKSHLNFEIVPGLPDTTAVPTYAGLPLGSAHTVADVRDPDVDWAALAAAPGPLILHATASHLPDAARTLIEYGLTDTTPLVVTANGTTCQQRSVETTLAGLLDKATLAGSEPAGPLAGPLVVTIGKTVANRTKLNWWESRALYGWTVLVPRTKDQAGEMSEKLVGHGALPIEVPTIAVEPPRSPAQMERAVKGLVDGRFQWVVFTSTNAVRAVWEKFNEFGLDARAFSGVRIACVGQATADRVRAFGINPELVPAGEQSSLGLLDEFPPYDDVFDPVNRVLLPRADIATETLAEGLRERGWEIEDVTAYRTVRAAPPPAHTREMIKTGGFDAVCFTSSSTVRNLVGIAGKPHARTIVACIGPKTAETAAEFGLRVDVQPEVAAVGPLVEALAEHAARLRAEGALPPPRKKSRRR, encoded by the coding sequence ATGACAGGCCAGACCAGCGGGCGGGGGCGCAAGCCGAAGCCGGGCCGCATCACGTTCGTCGGCTCGGGTCCTGGCGACCCGGGACTGCTGACGACGCGGGCCCACACGGTGCTCGCCAACGCTGCCTTGGTGTTCACCGATCCCGAGGTGCCCGAAGCGGTACTGGCCCTGGTGGGTTGCCAACTGCCGCCCCCGTCGGGGCCCGAGCCGGCTGAGGCCGCCGACAACGGCGAAACCTCGGGTAAGGAAGCACCGACCCTGCCGGGCGGACCGGATATCCGGTCGGCCGTCGGCGATCCGGCCGAGGTGGCCAAGACGCTGATCACCGAGGCCCGCACCGGGGTCGACGTGGTCCGGCTGGTGGCGGGCGATCCGCTGTCGGTGGACGCCGTGATCACCGAGGTGTCGGCGTTGGCGAAGTCGCACCTGAACTTCGAGATCGTGCCGGGCCTGCCGGACACCACCGCGGTGCCCACCTACGCCGGCCTGCCGCTGGGATCGGCGCACACCGTCGCCGACGTCCGCGACCCCGACGTCGACTGGGCCGCATTGGCCGCCGCGCCCGGCCCGCTCATCCTGCACGCGACGGCGTCGCATCTGCCCGATGCGGCGCGCACGCTGATCGAATACGGGCTGACCGACACCACGCCACTGGTGGTCACCGCCAACGGCACCACCTGCCAGCAGCGTTCGGTCGAGACGACGCTGGCCGGGCTGCTGGACAAGGCCACCCTGGCGGGCTCCGAGCCGGCCGGTCCGTTGGCCGGACCGCTCGTGGTGACCATCGGCAAGACCGTGGCCAACCGCACCAAGCTGAACTGGTGGGAGAGCCGCGCCCTGTACGGCTGGACCGTGCTGGTGCCCCGCACCAAGGACCAGGCCGGTGAGATGAGCGAGAAGTTGGTGGGCCACGGCGCGCTGCCGATCGAGGTCCCCACCATCGCCGTCGAGCCGCCGCGCAGCCCCGCTCAGATGGAGCGCGCGGTCAAGGGACTGGTCGATGGCCGGTTCCAGTGGGTGGTGTTCACCTCCACCAACGCGGTGCGTGCGGTGTGGGAGAAGTTCAACGAGTTCGGTCTCGACGCCCGGGCGTTCTCGGGTGTGAGGATCGCCTGCGTCGGCCAGGCCACAGCCGACCGGGTGCGGGCGTTCGGCATCAATCCCGAGCTGGTTCCGGCGGGTGAGCAATCGTCGCTCGGCCTGCTCGACGAATTCCCGCCGTACGACGACGTTTTCGACCCGGTGAACCGCGTGCTGCTGCCGCGCGCCGACATCGCCACCGAGACGCTGGCCGAGGGTCTGCGTGAGCGCGGCTGGGAGATCGAGGACGTCACGGCGTACCGCACGGTGCGCGCCGCGCCGCCGCCTGCGCACACCCGCGAGATGATCAAGACCGGTGGCTTCGACGCGGTCTGCTTCACCTCGAGCTCCACGGTGCGCAACCTGGTCGGTATCGCGGGCAAGCCGCACGCGCGCACCATCGTCGCGTGCATCGGGCCCAAGACTGCCGAGACCGCAGCGGAATTCGGTCTGCGCGTCGATGTGCAGCCCGAGGTGGCCGCGGTCGGACCGCTGGTGGAGGCGCTCGCCGAGCACGCCGCCCGGCTGCGGGCCGAGGGCGCACTGCCGCCGCCGCGTAAGAAGAGCCGCCGCCGCTGA
- the hemC gene encoding porphobilinogen deaminase produces MTVIRIGTRASLLATTQAGTVRDALIANGHAAELVPISTEGDRNQGPIAEIGVGVFTAALREAIHDGRVDAAVHSFKDLPTAADARFVIAASPPREDPRDALVARDGLVLGELPPGSLIGTSSPRRAAQLRALGLGLEIRPLRGNLDTRLNRVSNGDLDGIVVARAGLARIGRLADVTETLEPVQMLPAPAQGALAVECRAGDTELAALLAELDDADTRAAVTAERALLARLEAGCHAPVGAIAEVVESIDEDGNVFEEVSLRGCVAALDGSDVIRASGVGTTDRARELGLSVAEELFDLGARELMADAN; encoded by the coding sequence TTGACTGTAATTCGGATAGGCACTCGCGCCAGTCTCCTGGCGACCACTCAGGCCGGTACGGTCCGAGACGCGCTCATCGCGAACGGACACGCGGCCGAGCTCGTCCCCATCTCCACCGAGGGCGACCGCAACCAGGGCCCGATCGCCGAGATCGGCGTTGGCGTGTTCACCGCGGCCCTGCGCGAAGCCATCCACGACGGCCGGGTGGACGCCGCCGTGCACTCCTTCAAGGATCTGCCTACCGCGGCTGACGCCCGCTTCGTCATCGCCGCGAGTCCCCCCCGCGAAGACCCCAGGGACGCCCTGGTGGCACGCGATGGGCTGGTGCTCGGGGAGTTGCCGCCGGGTTCTTTGATCGGCACATCGAGCCCGCGCAGGGCGGCACAGCTTAGAGCACTGGGTCTCGGTTTGGAAATCCGCCCCCTAAGAGGCAACCTGGATACCAGGTTGAACAGGGTTAGCAACGGTGATCTCGACGGCATCGTAGTCGCACGGGCGGGACTGGCCCGCATCGGGCGACTGGCCGATGTCACCGAGACTCTCGAGCCGGTGCAGATGTTGCCAGCGCCGGCTCAAGGTGCGCTCGCGGTCGAGTGCCGCGCAGGCGACACCGAGCTCGCTGCGCTGCTGGCGGAGTTGGACGACGCCGACACACGCGCCGCGGTCACCGCTGAACGGGCCCTGCTCGCCCGACTGGAGGCGGGTTGTCACGCACCGGTGGGCGCGATCGCTGAGGTGGTCGAGTCCATCGATGAGGACGGCAACGTCTTCGAAGAGGTGTCGCTGCGCGGCTGCGTGGCGGCACTGGACGGATCCGACGTGATCCGCGCGTCCGGCGTCGGCACGACTGACCGGGCCCGGGAGCTGGGGCTCTCGGTGGCCGAGGAGCTGTTCGACCTCGGGGCGCGCGAACTCATGGCGGACGCCAACTGA
- the hemA gene encoding glutamyl-tRNA reductase, which translates to MSVLLFGVSHRSAPVSVLEQLSTDESDQAKIVDQVLQSSLVTEAMVLSTCNRVEIYAVVDAFHGGLSVIGQVLSEHSGMSLNDLTKYAYVRYAEAAVEHLFAVASGLDSAVVGEQQVLGQVRRAYAAAEANHTVGRTLHELSQRALAVGKRVHTETGIDAAGASVVSVALCTAESKLGSLAGRTAVVIGAGSMGSLAAKHLTRAGVDRIHVVNRSQPRAKRLAANVRELGVDAHAFPFDHLPPLLTDADVVVCCTGAVRPVVSLADVHRGLAHGQEPKQLVICDLGMPRDVDPAVAGLPGVYVVDMERIQREPAARAAASDAEAARAIVAAEVANYLAGQRMAEVTPTVTALRQRAADVVEAELLRLDHRLPGLDAIHRDEVAKTVRRVVDKLLHAPTVRVKQLASAPGGDSYAEALRELFELDQQAVDAVAGPELPLIAPDLDKAE; encoded by the coding sequence GTGAGCGTGTTGCTTTTCGGGGTTTCGCACCGCAGTGCGCCGGTGTCGGTGCTCGAGCAGCTGAGCACCGACGAGTCCGATCAGGCCAAGATCGTCGACCAGGTGCTGCAGTCCTCCCTCGTCACCGAGGCCATGGTGCTGTCGACCTGCAATCGCGTGGAGATCTACGCCGTCGTCGACGCGTTTCACGGCGGGCTGTCGGTGATTGGCCAGGTGCTTTCCGAGCACTCCGGCATGAGCCTCAACGACCTGACCAAATACGCGTATGTGCGGTACGCCGAAGCGGCCGTCGAGCACCTGTTCGCGGTGGCCTCGGGCCTGGATTCCGCCGTCGTCGGAGAACAGCAGGTGCTCGGCCAGGTGCGCCGCGCGTACGCCGCCGCCGAGGCCAACCACACCGTCGGACGCACCCTGCACGAGCTCTCGCAGCGCGCGCTGGCCGTCGGCAAGCGGGTGCATACCGAGACCGGCATCGACGCCGCGGGCGCGTCGGTGGTGTCCGTCGCGCTGTGCACCGCCGAATCCAAGCTCGGCTCGCTGGCCGGCCGCACCGCGGTGGTCATCGGGGCGGGTTCGATGGGCTCGCTGGCCGCCAAACACCTGACCCGCGCGGGCGTCGACCGCATCCACGTCGTGAACCGCAGCCAGCCGCGGGCCAAACGGCTCGCCGCCAACGTCCGGGAACTGGGCGTCGACGCGCACGCCTTCCCGTTCGATCACCTGCCGCCGCTGCTGACCGATGCCGATGTGGTGGTCTGCTGCACCGGGGCGGTGCGCCCGGTGGTCTCACTGGCCGACGTGCACCGCGGCCTCGCGCACGGCCAAGAGCCCAAGCAGCTGGTCATCTGCGATCTCGGCATGCCCCGTGACGTCGACCCCGCCGTGGCCGGCCTGCCCGGCGTCTACGTCGTCGACATGGAGCGCATCCAGCGCGAACCGGCGGCCCGCGCCGCGGCGTCCGACGCCGAAGCCGCCCGCGCGATCGTCGCCGCCGAGGTCGCCAACTACCTGGCCGGTCAGCGGATGGCCGAGGTCACCCCGACCGTCACCGCGCTGCGTCAGCGCGCCGCCGACGTGGTCGAGGCCGAGCTGCTGAGGCTGGACCACCGCCTGCCGGGCCTGGATGCCATCCACCGCGACGAGGTCGCCAAGACGGTGCGACGGGTCGTCGACAAACTCCTGCACGCGCCGACCGTGCGCGTTAAGCAGCTGGCGAGTGCGCCGGGCGGAGACAGCTACGCCGAGGCGCTGCGTGAGCTCTTCGAGCTCGACCAGCAGGCCGTCGACGCCGTCGCCGGGCCCGAATTGCCTTTGATCGCACCAGATCTCGATAAGGCCGAGTAA
- a CDS encoding Glutaredoxin-like domain (DUF836) codes for MELLTRDGCTICTAAAARLAALADELGFTLAVTDVDAAAAAGHSGLRAEYGDRLPVVLLDGSEHSYWEIDEPRLRADLAK; via the coding sequence GTGGAGTTGCTGACGCGCGACGGTTGCACGATCTGCACCGCGGCGGCGGCCCGGCTCGCGGCGCTGGCCGACGAGCTGGGCTTCACGCTGGCCGTCACCGATGTCGACGCCGCGGCGGCCGCGGGTCATTCCGGGCTGCGCGCGGAATACGGCGACCGGCTTCCGGTCGTTCTGCTCGACGGCAGCGAGCACAGCTACTGGGAGATCGACGAGCCCCGCCTTCGGGCCGACCTGGCGAAGTGA
- the serB_3 gene encoding HAD-superfamily hydrolase, with amino-acid sequence MAEAATAPPAPPPDLTAAAFFDVDNTLVHGSSLLHFARGLAARKYFTYGDVARFVYAQAKFQLTGRENSEDVAAGRRKALAFIEGRSTAELMAVGEEIYDEIIADKIWPGTRALAQMHLDAGQQVWLVTATPYELAATIAKRLGLTGALGTVAESIDGVFTGRLVGDILHGTGKAHAVRSLAIREGLNLRRCTAYSDSFNDVPMLSLVGTAVAINPDADLRDLARERGWEIRDFRTARKAARIGVPSALALGAAGGALAAVVSRRQEGR; translated from the coding sequence ATGGCCGAGGCTGCCACGGCGCCACCCGCACCGCCCCCGGACCTGACCGCGGCGGCATTCTTCGACGTCGACAACACCCTCGTGCACGGCTCGTCGCTGCTGCACTTCGCCCGCGGCCTGGCCGCGCGCAAGTACTTCACCTACGGCGACGTCGCACGGTTCGTCTACGCGCAGGCGAAGTTCCAGCTGACCGGCCGCGAGAACAGCGAGGATGTGGCCGCAGGCCGGCGCAAGGCGCTGGCCTTCATCGAGGGCCGCTCGACGGCCGAACTGATGGCGGTCGGCGAGGAGATCTACGACGAGATCATCGCCGACAAGATCTGGCCGGGCACGCGCGCGCTCGCGCAGATGCATCTCGACGCCGGACAGCAGGTGTGGCTGGTCACCGCGACCCCGTACGAGCTGGCCGCGACCATCGCCAAGCGGCTGGGCCTGACCGGGGCGCTGGGAACGGTCGCCGAGTCCATCGACGGGGTGTTTACCGGGCGCCTGGTCGGCGACATCCTGCACGGCACTGGCAAGGCGCACGCGGTGCGCTCGCTGGCCATCCGCGAGGGCCTCAACCTGCGCCGCTGCACGGCCTACTCGGACAGCTTCAACGACGTGCCGATGCTCTCGCTGGTGGGTACGGCGGTGGCGATCAACCCCGACGCCGATCTGCGCGACCTGGCCCGTGAGCGGGGGTGGGAGATCCGCGATTTCCGCACCGCCCGCAAGGCCGCGCGCATCGGTGTGCCGTCGGCGCTGGCGCTCGGCGCGGCCGGAGGAGCGCTGGCGGCGGTGGTCTCCCGCCGCCAGGAGGGCCGCTGA
- a CDS encoding acyl dehydratase translates to MAIAENIIGTHYRYPDYFEVGREKIREFAQAVKDEHPAHFTEEAAAEYGYDSLIAPLTFLAVAGRRVQLEIFNQFDVPINMERVLHRDQKITFHRPILAGDKLFFDSYLDSVTESHGAIVTEVRGEVTDADGNPILTSVVTVMGEAQSDTEADEVSQRIAAARDEAIAKMIAKQSNS, encoded by the coding sequence ATGGCAATCGCAGAGAACATCATCGGAACGCACTACCGGTATCCCGATTACTTCGAGGTCGGCCGGGAGAAGATCCGTGAGTTCGCACAGGCGGTCAAGGACGAGCATCCCGCGCACTTCACCGAAGAAGCCGCCGCCGAGTACGGCTACGACTCGCTGATCGCGCCGCTGACCTTCCTCGCCGTCGCCGGTCGCCGCGTTCAACTGGAGATCTTCAACCAGTTCGACGTGCCGATCAACATGGAACGGGTCCTGCACCGCGACCAGAAGATCACCTTCCACCGCCCGATCCTGGCCGGCGACAAGCTGTTCTTCGACTCCTACCTCGATTCGGTCACCGAATCGCATGGCGCCATCGTCACCGAGGTGCGCGGCGAGGTGACCGACGCCGACGGCAACCCCATCCTGACGAGCGTCGTCACGGTCATGGGCGAGGCGCAGTCGGACACCGAAGCCGACGAGGTGAGCCAGCGCATCGCGGCCGCACGCGACGAGGCAATCGCGAAAATGATTGCCAAGCAAAGTAATTCGTAG
- a CDS encoding 1-acyl-sn-glycerol-3-phosphate acyltransferase, with translation MAGESKAKVIPLHGNSGRAAAQRRNAARAQGSRRHPSQLSDPVGGASAEEIAAVVREIDEHRGGVAGAPPVDETPTELAKQIASVGEFVRKRMTGEYTVDEFGFDAHLNNAIFLPLLRVFFKSWFRVEVSGIEHLPETGAALVVANHAGVLPFDGLMTSVAVHDHHPAQRDLRLLAADMVFDLPVVGQAARKAGHTMACTADAHRLLAAGELTAVFPEGYKGLGKHFKDRYKLQRFGRGGFVSAALRTKAPIVPCSIVGSEEIYPMIADVKLLARLLGLPYFPITPFFPLAGPAGMVPLPSKWHIQFGEPIETADYDESAADDPMVTFELTDQVRETIQQTLYQLLTQRRNTFFG, from the coding sequence GTGGCGGGCGAGTCCAAGGCGAAAGTCATTCCGCTGCATGGCAATTCGGGCCGTGCAGCGGCTCAGCGGCGTAATGCCGCACGAGCGCAGGGCTCGCGCCGACATCCCTCGCAGCTGTCGGATCCGGTAGGCGGGGCCTCCGCCGAGGAGATCGCCGCCGTCGTCCGCGAGATCGACGAGCACCGCGGAGGCGTCGCGGGCGCACCTCCGGTGGACGAGACGCCCACCGAACTGGCCAAGCAGATCGCCTCGGTCGGCGAGTTCGTGCGCAAGCGGATGACGGGTGAATACACCGTCGACGAGTTCGGGTTCGACGCCCACCTCAACAACGCAATCTTTTTGCCTTTGCTGAGAGTCTTTTTCAAGTCGTGGTTCCGCGTCGAGGTCAGCGGGATCGAGCATCTGCCCGAAACTGGCGCCGCGCTCGTGGTCGCCAACCACGCCGGCGTGCTGCCGTTCGACGGGCTGATGACGTCGGTGGCGGTGCACGACCACCACCCGGCCCAGCGCGACCTGCGCCTGCTCGCCGCCGACATGGTGTTCGACCTGCCGGTGGTCGGTCAGGCCGCACGCAAGGCCGGCCACACCATGGCCTGCACCGCCGATGCGCATCGGCTGCTGGCCGCGGGTGAGCTGACCGCGGTGTTCCCCGAGGGCTACAAGGGCCTGGGCAAGCACTTCAAAGACCGCTACAAGCTGCAGCGATTCGGTCGCGGCGGTTTCGTCTCGGCGGCGCTGCGCACCAAGGCGCCCATCGTGCCGTGCTCGATCGTCGGATCCGAGGAGATCTATCCGATGATCGCCGACGTCAAGCTGCTGGCCCGGTTGCTCGGCCTGCCGTACTTCCCGATCACCCCGTTCTTCCCGCTGGCGGGTCCGGCGGGCATGGTGCCGCTGCCGTCGAAATGGCACATCCAGTTCGGCGAACCGATCGAGACAGCGGACTACGATGAGTCGGCCGCCGACGATCCGATGGTCACCTTCGAACTCACCGACCAGGTGCGCGAGACCATCCAGCAGACGCTGTACCAACTGCTCACCCAGCGTCGGAACACGTTCTTCGGCTGA
- the galE_4 gene encoding NAD-dependent epimerase/dehydratase: MDSEGRANGDVNGADPRDAVQYPKVVLVTGACRFLGGYLTARLAQNPLINHVIAVDAITPSKDLLRRMGRAEFVRADIRNPFIAKVIRNGDVDTVVHAAAASYAPRSGGRATLKELNVMGAIQLFAACQKAPSVQRVVLKSTSEVYGSTSRDPVMFTEDTSARRPPGEGFARDSIDIEGYARGLGRRRPDIAVTILRLANMIGPGMDTALSRYLAGPVVPTVIGHDARLQLLHEQDALGALERATMAGKAGTYNVGASGIVMMSQAIRRAGRIALPVPRSALAAVDSLRRATRYTELDREQLNYLSYGRVMDTSRMRNDLGYNPKWTTVEAFDDYVRGRGLTPIVDPRWVRSMESRAVAAAQRWGR, encoded by the coding sequence ATGGATTCCGAGGGTCGTGCCAACGGAGACGTCAACGGAGCTGACCCGCGCGACGCCGTGCAGTATCCGAAGGTCGTGCTGGTCACCGGGGCGTGCCGGTTCCTCGGCGGCTACCTGACGGCCAGGTTGGCGCAGAACCCGTTGATCAACCATGTGATCGCCGTCGACGCGATCACTCCGAGCAAGGACCTTCTGCGGCGGATGGGCCGCGCGGAGTTCGTCCGCGCCGACATCCGCAATCCCTTCATCGCGAAGGTCATCCGCAACGGTGACGTCGACACCGTGGTGCATGCCGCGGCGGCGTCCTACGCACCTCGCTCCGGGGGCCGCGCGACGCTCAAGGAACTCAACGTGATGGGCGCGATCCAGCTGTTCGCGGCCTGCCAGAAGGCACCGTCGGTGCAGCGCGTGGTGCTCAAGTCCACGTCGGAGGTGTACGGCTCGACCTCACGCGACCCGGTGATGTTCACCGAGGACACCAGCGCGCGACGGCCACCGGGGGAGGGCTTCGCCCGCGACAGCATCGACATCGAGGGCTATGCGCGAGGGCTGGGGCGTCGTCGGCCCGACATCGCGGTGACCATCCTGCGGTTGGCCAACATGATCGGGCCGGGCATGGACACCGCGCTGTCGCGGTACCTCGCCGGCCCCGTGGTGCCGACGGTCATCGGACACGACGCCCGGCTCCAGCTGCTGCACGAGCAGGATGCGCTCGGGGCGCTAGAGCGCGCGACGATGGCGGGCAAGGCGGGCACCTACAACGTCGGCGCGTCCGGGATCGTGATGATGAGCCAGGCGATCCGGAGGGCCGGCCGGATCGCGTTGCCCGTGCCGCGATCGGCGCTGGCGGCGGTGGATTCGCTGAGGCGCGCGACTCGTTACACTGAACTCGATCGTGAGCAGCTGAACTACCTCAGTTATGGCAGAGTGATGGACACATCGCGGATGCGCAACGATCTCGGCTATAACCCGAAGTGGACGACGGTGGAGGCCTTCGACGATTACGTCCGAGGTCGCGGATTGACTCCGATCGTCGACCCGCGGTGGGTACGCTCAATGGAGAGTCGCGCCGTTGCCGCGGCGCAACGGTGGGGGCGCTAG
- a CDS encoding protein of uncharacterised function (DUF1713): MGSVIKKRRKRMSKKKHRKLLRRTRVQRRKLGK, from the coding sequence ATGGGTTCAGTCATCAAGAAGCGGCGCAAGCGCATGTCGAAGAAGAAGCACCGCAAGCTGCTTCGTCGCACCCGGGTCCAACGCAGAAAACTCGGCAAGTAA
- a CDS encoding DNA binding domain-containing protein: protein MRVSKMTVYRLVHNGELPAVRVGRSFRVHAKAVHDMLESSYFDAG, encoded by the coding sequence ATGCGGGTCAGCAAGATGACGGTGTACCGGCTGGTGCACAACGGCGAGCTGCCTGCCGTCCGGGTCGGCCGCTCGTTCCGCGTGCATGCGAAGGCTGTTCACGACATGTTGGAGAGCTCGTACTTCGACGCAGGCTGA
- the proC gene encoding pyrroline-5-carboxylate reductase: MARIAIVGGGSIGEALLSGLLRAGRQVKDLVVAEKDSDRAQYLADTYSVLVTTVANAVDHASYVIVAVKPADVAGLVDEIVDAATNAESDTAEQVFVTVAAGVTTEYYENKLPAGAPVIRVMPNAPMVVGGGVSALSAGRFATPEQMKEVSAIFDAVGGVLTVPESQLDAVTAISGSGPAYFFLMVEALVDAGVDAGLSRSAATDLVAQTMAGSAAMLLDRLDRAASAGGAAGGPSGAGMDTTPAQLRATVTSPGGTTAAGLRELERGGLRAAVARAVEAAKKRSEQLGITSE; encoded by the coding sequence ATGGCCAGAATCGCGATCGTCGGCGGTGGAAGTATCGGTGAGGCACTGCTGTCCGGGCTGCTGCGGGCCGGGCGGCAGGTCAAGGACCTGGTGGTGGCGGAGAAGGATTCGGACCGGGCTCAGTACCTGGCCGACACCTATTCGGTGCTGGTGACGACGGTGGCCAACGCGGTGGACCACGCGAGCTATGTGATCGTGGCCGTCAAACCGGCCGACGTGGCCGGGCTCGTCGACGAGATTGTCGATGCGGCGACCAATGCCGAAAGTGACACGGCCGAACAGGTTTTCGTGACGGTCGCGGCCGGCGTCACCACCGAGTACTACGAGAACAAGCTGCCCGCCGGCGCGCCGGTGATCCGCGTCATGCCCAACGCACCGATGGTCGTCGGCGGGGGAGTCAGCGCGCTGTCGGCCGGTCGCTTCGCCACCCCCGAACAGATGAAGGAGGTCTCGGCGATCTTCGACGCGGTCGGCGGGGTGCTCACGGTCCCCGAGTCCCAACTCGACGCGGTCACCGCGATCTCCGGGTCGGGGCCGGCCTATTTCTTCCTGATGGTCGAGGCGCTCGTCGACGCCGGCGTCGACGCCGGACTGTCGCGATCGGCGGCCACCGACCTCGTCGCACAGACCATGGCGGGTTCGGCCGCGATGTTGCTGGATCGCCTCGACCGGGCCGCCTCCGCGGGCGGTGCCGCCGGCGGCCCGTCGGGTGCCGGAATGGACACCACGCCCGCTCAACTGCGCGCGACGGTCACCTCGCCGGGCGGCACCACCGCGGCCGGTCTGCGCGAACTCGAGAGGGGCGGCCTGCGGGCGGCCGTTGCCAGGGCGGTCGAGGCCGCGAAAAAGCGCTCTGAGCAGCTCGGAATTACATCTGAGTAA
- a CDS encoding diacylglycerol kinase catalytic subunit, with product MAGSTLFTDAMALTHAGDGVYHGELNEHWTIGPKVHGGAMLALCANAARTEHSRGLQRSAHARSAGDDSADQASGGVEPIAVSGNFLWAPDPGPMQVVTTVRKRGRRVSLIDVELNQGDHTAVRAAITLGEPEHHVAPLLSVNPVIPLMQPDPPPGLEPIGEGHPMADIVHLARGCDIRPSLTTMEPRSDGGPPVIEYWVRPKGVAPDVLFALLCGDVSAPVTFGVNRFGWAPTVQLTAYLRSRPADGWLRVLCTTVQIGQDWFDEDHIVVDCEGHIVVQTRQLAMVPQG from the coding sequence ATGGCCGGCTCCACCCTGTTCACCGACGCCATGGCGCTCACCCACGCCGGTGACGGCGTGTATCACGGTGAGCTGAACGAACATTGGACGATCGGGCCGAAGGTGCACGGCGGAGCGATGCTCGCGCTGTGCGCGAACGCCGCGCGGACGGAGCATTCCAGGGGGCTGCAACGATCGGCCCACGCGCGCAGCGCAGGAGACGACTCGGCGGATCAGGCGAGCGGTGGCGTGGAACCGATCGCGGTGTCGGGAAACTTCCTGTGGGCGCCCGACCCGGGCCCGATGCAGGTGGTCACGACCGTGCGCAAACGCGGGCGTCGCGTCAGCCTGATCGACGTCGAACTCAACCAGGGTGACCATACCGCTGTGCGGGCCGCGATCACGCTCGGCGAGCCGGAACATCATGTGGCGCCGCTGCTCTCGGTCAATCCCGTGATCCCGTTGATGCAACCGGATCCGCCGCCCGGACTCGAGCCCATCGGTGAGGGCCACCCGATGGCCGACATCGTGCACCTCGCGCGCGGCTGCGACATCCGGCCCTCGCTGACCACGATGGAACCGCGGTCCGACGGCGGCCCGCCGGTGATCGAGTACTGGGTGCGACCCAAGGGCGTCGCCCCGGACGTGCTTTTCGCGCTGCTGTGCGGCGACGTGTCGGCTCCTGTGACGTTCGGCGTCAACCGGTTCGGTTGGGCGCCCACCGTCCAGCTGACGGCGTACCTGCGCAGCCGGCCGGCCGACGGGTGGTTGCGCGTGCTCTGCACGACCGTGCAGATCGGCCAGGACTGGTTCGACGAGGACCACATCGTCGTCGACTGCGAGGGCCACATCGTCGTGCAGACCCGCCAACTCGCGATGGTTCCGCAGGGATAG
- a CDS encoding sugar phosphate isomerase/epimerase encodes MRPAIKVGLSTASVYPLRTEAAFEYAAKLGYDGVELMVWAETVSQDVDAIEQLSKRYEMPVLSVHAPCLLISQRVWGANPIPKLERSVRAAEQLGAQTVVVHPPFRWQRRYAEGFSEQVAELEESSEVMVAVENMFPFRADRFFGAGQTSIERMRKRGGRPGPGISAFAPSYDPLDGDHAHYTLDLSHTATAGSDALEMARRMGEGLVHLHLCDGSGASTDEHLVPGRGTQPTVEVCEMLAASDFNGHVILEVTTSGARTAAEREALLVESLQFARRHLLR; translated from the coding sequence GTGCGTCCAGCCATTAAGGTCGGTCTGTCGACGGCCTCGGTCTACCCGCTGAGAACCGAGGCGGCCTTCGAATACGCAGCCAAGCTCGGCTACGACGGGGTCGAGCTCATGGTGTGGGCGGAGACGGTGAGCCAAGATGTCGACGCCATCGAGCAGCTGTCGAAGCGTTACGAAATGCCCGTGCTCTCGGTGCACGCGCCGTGCCTGTTGATCTCCCAGCGGGTGTGGGGTGCGAACCCGATCCCGAAACTCGAACGCAGCGTGCGCGCCGCCGAGCAACTGGGCGCCCAGACCGTCGTCGTGCATCCGCCTTTCCGGTGGCAGCGCCGCTACGCCGAAGGCTTCTCCGAGCAGGTGGCCGAGCTTGAGGAGTCCAGCGAGGTGATGGTCGCCGTCGAGAACATGTTCCCGTTTCGTGCCGACCGCTTCTTCGGCGCGGGTCAGACCTCGATCGAGCGCATGCGCAAACGCGGCGGCAGGCCCGGCCCGGGCATCTCGGCGTTCGCGCCGTCCTACGATCCGCTCGACGGCGACCACGCCCACTACACGCTCGACCTGTCGCACACCGCGACCGCCGGCTCCGACGCACTCGAGATGGCGCGCCGCATGGGCGAGGGGTTGGTGCACCTGCACCTGTGCGACGGCAGCGGCGCCTCGACCGACGAGCATCTGGTGCCCGGCCGCGGCACTCAGCCGACGGTGGAGGTGTGCGAGATGCTGGCCGCAAGCGACTTCAACGGCCATGTGATCCTTGAGGTGACCACATCGGGTGCGCGCACCGCCGCCGAACGCGAAGCGCTGCTGGTCGAGTCGTTGCAGTTCGCCCGCAGGCACCTGCTGCGCTGA